A stretch of DNA from Lotus japonicus ecotype B-129 chromosome 4, LjGifu_v1.2:
GGATGCGGTATGCgatttttgaagtttggggaccaAGGTTGCACGTATAGcgttcgtgggggaccaaaagtgcaatttagccgttagttttttatcatttatgctttgtttggttgtaGAGAGTTAGAgtagagagagatgagaggaagagagatagagGGAGGAAAGGACAACCATCCTTGTTTGGTGTGGGAGAGGAGGGAGGAGGGAGGGGGCTTTTGAGGTGGGACCCACCCAAAAATGGGGTCTCTCCAAATTGGAGAGAAAAGGAACAGTAACCGGATGAcctctctttttttatttatttttttcgtAATTggcatttagtggcggtttcaaaccgccACTATTTGCACCTGACATCAACTTTTAACTTTTTgtatttaaaattgattttttaatccaaagtcaattttttctctctcttccacatcattatttctcatctctctcttctttatctctaccataccaaacaacccAATAAATCCACTCTAtctctcacatatttctctctactcaacttctctcttctctactctctcttctctatctctctcttcacaaccaaacataGTGTTAATGAAGTATTTGAGAACTTTTCACGTAGCGTAAAAGAATATAGTAGATTATATATCAATTAATACAGCCCACAAAATGTTGTTTCTATTGCAGCATTGTTTTGCTAAGCTATCTGGAAATGCATTAGCTTCCCATTTACCTTAGCTACAAGAAATAGGTTATTTCGCAGCGACTTTTTCCCAACCACAAGTAAGTTGTTAGTAAAAATGTACATATGCCAACAATATTTCTAAGTTGTTGTGATATGAAGCTTTTTTCCCAACAACACTGATATAAATTGGAAAAATATAATGTACTTATCCCAGCAACCTTATTGGGAAATACCTATTATATGCTAACAATATTAAAGGGTAGACACAAAATATACGTATACCAACAACACGTTAACCATAGCCAAACTAAATGCTTATCCCATTGACTTCATTTGTTGTCGGGATAAGTACATATGTTTCTCAACAATAATTGGTGTTGTTGCGAAAAGGTACATAAACGTCAACAAGTTGAGCTATCGTCGCCAATTTAGGATTTACTTAACATACATCTCAGCAACTATATATTTTTGTTGGGGTAGATATATGTGTTTAGCAACAACAATTTTAAGAGTAGTAAAATTTGACagatgtttcaaaaaaaataactgaagaagaaaaattaattctaaACAGTTTCATACTTTCATATGCCGCACTAATGCGGTTATCATCAATTGGGGTAATGATCCGACTTTCTTGCACACTTGCAGGGTAGGTAGTTTTTCGCAACGAGACTATTTGCAGCGACATTTTTGTAGTTGGAAAATGTATACTTACCAACGACTTTCTAATTTTTCCAATGATAAAAATCGGTGCGAAAATCCTTTTACCTTGTAGTGGCTTTCAAGATATCAATTATTTTGAATATATTTATCAGGTCAATCAGTCTATTTGATCTCTTGTTTAATTTGTTCATGGTGCCGCAAGTAAAGATCGAGTTGCTCTCTATCACCACATTCTGGAAttgaaattttttgaaaatgagagtGCATGATACATTGCtgaaatttcaacttcatatgcccatgagttttttttttcttttctgaaatTGTTTGAAAATGAGAGTGCATGATTTATTGCTGAAATTTCAACTTTATGCCCATGAGTGACCAATGAATTTAGAGAACTCATCGACAATTTCCGCCTCATGATTTCTCAAGAGTCAAGACTCCTCCCATCCGACTTTTGTATGCGTTACCATTAGAGGAACCGTCAACATTAAAATTCAGTTGCTCTAATTCAGGATAAATCAGTGTATAGATATTTTGGGGTATAAGGCGGAAATGTTAAAGTGCATGTCTTTCTCTTTTGACAAAAAAtcttcaaaaatactttatatatatataaattatgacTATTTGTATTGTCAGTATCATCTATAAGCGGTTGTTCTATCATGTTTTCACCTTCTAAATTTGCTTCTATATCATTTTTATGAATAGTAACAAATTTAGCGTCATATCGAGATTCAATTAGTTTtccatcttttcttttttttttccttcaattttTCAAAACCAAATTAATACTTTCTATTTGACACTTTCTCTAGTaaggaataaaaataaataaaatattaaagaaatatatataaaaaataatgaaacataAAACCTGCAATGCAATAAATGAAACAATGAAATATTTTACTACACTTTGATATTAAGTATCTCCTTCGATAATTTACTTCAGGGTAGAAACAACGATTTTTTCTAAAAGAAGAAACAATGAGTGAAGAGTAAACTTGTACAATATAGGACAACGATATTAAGTATCTCCTACTATAGATTCTCTCTAGGATTGGTTTCTCCACCTATTTCCCTTTGTATATAtgtattctttttttcttcctattttctcttttccttttctatttGTATACTTatttgggttgaagtacccctagTACTTCTATTCTAATATATTTTGGCTTATCGAAAAAAAAGTACAGTACTATAGATATATAAGTCATAAAAAGCTAACGGTTATGAGTTAACACAAATTAAGTTTTCAATTTCGAGAATGTAAAAACaaagatattttatttattagattTTTGGAaaagggttaatcgtctacttggccactgtctttgtctcgccgtctgaaatcagtccctccccggaaaatttacaaatcCGGGTCCTCacgtttgcaataagtctggagcaggccctcgccggagcccggagctccggcgagtgatgaatggGCACGCTGACTGGATAAATGAGGCTGGCGTggcaaggaaaaaaaataaaaaaaaaaaaaaaaatacaaatcagttttaattaatgaaaatttcctaattaaccctaacaTCTAACTAATCCTAATCAAAGTCCAAAAACTAATATCTATTTGTATAATCCCCCAAATTTCCCAATCTTCTCACATGAATTTAGGGTTCCTGATATCCCCAAATTCCCTAGACTCTAACCTATCTTCCCCACCCCCTTCTCTCTTCGATTTCTTTTATCCCATCCATCTCCTTCCCTGGACTCGAATCGCCTAGCTTTGTTTCGTTCTCATCGATCTCCTTCGTCTTTCCCCTCTTCTGTTGTCCTTCATCACGATCTCCTTCGGTTTTTCGTCATGAATGCTTCATCCGCATCCTCTTGTCGTTCCAGGCAAAGAAGTGCAGGTGCAAGGGCAAAATGTCAATGTGGAGTTCCCCTAATGCTATACACTGCTGGTACTCGTGAGAACCAAGATAGGAGATTCCTTAGATGCAGAAATTGGCAGGTAAGATGAATGTCTATTATGTAATTTCCAGGCACATGTGACTTTTTTCTTAAATCTTCTCTCTTTGCTGCTTCAGATTCCAGGAACATGTGACTTTTTCTATTGGATTGATGATCCAGTTGAGGGAAGACAACCACATGTAGAGGTACAGGCTGAGACTATGAGTTCTGAGATTGGCAATTCATCCAACACCAACTCTGTGCCGCATGTTCCAGATTTGAAGAAAAAGATCAAAAAGCTGGAGAAGAAACTTGAAGTAGAGAAAGTTCACAAGAATCTTGCATGTTTGATTGCTTTGATGTGCTGTATAGTCACAATGTGGTGTTTATGTAGGGGGAGGGTTTGAATTGTATATTGTTTTGAGTGGTTGTTGAGTGGTGTTTGAagagtgttagggatttcatgTTGTTAGCAGTTCTGTCCTTATTGATGTATCCTGAATTGATCTTAATGAAATTGAACAAGAGTTGTTGTGTCATTTATTTCTCAATATGACTTCGTACTTTATTCACCAAACACATTGCTCATGAATATAATTGACACTGCTCATTCAGACAATTTAGGTAACATGATAATAAGTAGGGACATTGGCAATTACTGAATTCAAATGACATAGATTGAACAAAAAAACACTGCTTATTGTTTGGACAAATCTGAGATTACATGTAAAACAAGGTTCCAACAAAAAACACTTATAAAAATATAAGTGGACATAGTCTGTGGTCCATAATCTCCACCCCCCATAGCTTTATATCTTGTAATTCCAGTCCCAAGATTGACTCTGAAGTCATCTACATTCTCATTTGTGCTGATTTTATTTGCTATCCTCATCTTGTTCAACAACTTCTTCTTCACCCATGCAACACTTGCAGACTTATTGTCAAACACCCTAGCACATGTGTGTTCTTCAACAAGTGTCTTGATTCTATAAGTCTCCTTGTTCCCAACCTTACTACATAATATAACAAATGGACAGTCTTCAGTTCTGCATACCACCCTACACCTCTTGCTGTCATTTTTCTTGAATCTAAATTGCCTACCATTGGTAACAACATAATAAGTTAGAGCATTTTTGAACTGTTCAAGTGAACAAAAGTCCATGCCTAGTTTGAATTTGAAATCTGCATTTAATTCCTCTTCTTTGAACCTTGGAAACTTCCTCCTA
This window harbors:
- the LOC130712901 gene encoding uncharacterized protein At4g04775-like produces the protein MNASSASSCRSRQRSAGARAKCQCGVPLMLYTAGTRENQDRRFLRCRNWQIPGTCDFFYWIDDPVEGRQPHVEVQAETMSSEIGNSSNTNSVPHVPDLKKKIKKLEKKLEVEKVHKNLACLIALMCCIVTMWCLCRGRV